Part of the Streptomyces sp. f51 genome is shown below.
TCCCCGGGACAGGCTCACCACGGCCCGCCGGCTCCAACTGACGGCGGCGGCTGCGCTGGTGCCGGTCGTGCCGGTCCTGGTGGCGTTCGCACCGGGCCTGCGCGCACTGGGCTAGGCCCCGGTGGCGCGGGGCCGGCGACCGGTTCGCACCCGACCGGGACTCTCGTAGGGGTTCATCGGACGAGGGCATCTTGACCGCCGCGGAACCCGCCGCGAAAGATCTCTCGTATGACCTTCAAGGGTGTGCTGTTCGACTTCTCCGGGACCCTCTTCCGCGTCGAGGACACGGAGTCATGGCTGCGCGCGGTGCTCACGGAGAGCGGTCACACGCTCCCGGAGCCGGAGTTGGCGCAGAAGGCGCGGGCCCTGGACGAGGCGGGCGCGCTCGCGGGCGGAGCCCTGCCGGCGGGGCCGGTGCCCGATCACCTCCTCGCCGCGTGGGAGGCCCGCGACCACAGTGCCGAGCAGCACCGGGCCGCGTTCACCGGTGTCTCCCGGCAGGTGCCGCTGCCCGATCCCGCGCTGTACGAGGCGCTCTACGACCGCCACATGCGGCCCGCCGCCTGGACGCCCTATCCCGACGCGGCCGAGGTGCTCGCCAAGCTGCGCGAGCGGGGGCTCGCCGTCGGGGTGGTCAGCAACATCGGCTGGGACCTGCGGCCCGTCTTCCGCGAACACGGGCTCGACCCGTACGTCGGAACGTACGTCCTGTCCTACGAGCACGGCGTCCAGAAACCGGATCCGCGGCTCTTCGCGACCGCCTGCGCCGGACTCGGCATCGCCCCGCGGGACACCCTGATGGTCGGCGACGACCGCAGGGCGGACGGCGGGGCGGCGGCGCTCGGCTGCGCGGTCCATTTCGTCGACCATCTGCCGGTGGCCGAGCGCCCGGACGGGCTGCGGCCGGTGCTCGGCCTGGTGGACACGGACTGACGTAACCGGAAACGGCCGTTCGACTCCCCGGGATCGCCCGCCGCACGGAATTCCGTTACGGAAGGGGCGACTTCCGATCCCGGCCGGGCCTCCACGGTCAAGTTTTGGCCAACAAAAGCCAAACGCCTCGCAATGCGGGGTCCGTGGCTACGTTGGCGCCCCCGTCACCCACTTCCGAGGTCCCCCCATGAAGACAGCGCTCTGGATCCTCCTCGCCGCCCTGCTCACGTACGTCACCGCCACCGCCCTCCACAACACCGCGCGCAGCGACGACAGGGAAACGCTCGTCGGCAACGTGCTGCTGAGTCTGTCGGTCGGCTGGTACATGGTCACCAACTGGCGACGCGCCTACCTCGCCGCACAACGGCGGCCGCATCAGGGCGAGATGTGCGAGGTGCGCCACGACGGTCGATGAGCGTGGAAGCCGCCGCGCGGCCGGCGCTCCCCCGGCGCCCACCGCCGCGCGTCCGACCTGAGGCGATCCCCCGCGTCGCCCCAGGTCGGGGGCAGCCCGGAACCGGCCCGCGGAGGGCCTGGATCCGGATGCGTTGAGTATAGTTGGCTGGCAGCCAGTCAACGCAGGAGTTACAGCATGTCCCCGAGAAGCGCCTCGGTCAATGAAGAGTTGCGGAGACGTTCCCGGGAACGTTTGCTGCAAGCCGCGGTCGAGCTGGTCAGCGAGCGTGGTTACGAGGCCACGACGCTCGGGGACATCGCGGATCGCGCGGGATCGGCCCGTGGGCTCGTCTCGTACTACTTCCCCGGCAAACGCCAGCTCCTCCAGTCCGCGGTGCACCGGCTGATGCACCGCACCCTGGAGGAGGCGCTCGATCGCGAGCCGCGCAGCGAGGACGGCCGGGAACGGATGGCCCGGGCCATCGACGCGATCCTGGGCCTCACCCAGGACCAGCCGGTGCTGATGCGGCAGCACATGGCCGGACTGCTCCAGGCCGAGGGATTCGTCCAGTGTCCCGAACAGGTGCGGCTCTCCGAGCTGCTGGGGGACACCGTCGCACGGTACGGATCACAGCAGATCGCGGCCGACTACCCGATGCTGCGCGCCCTGTTGATGGGCGCGGTCTTCTCGGCGCTGGTGCCGGGCGTGCCCATGCGGGTTCCGGTGCTGCGGGCCGAACTCTTCAAGCGCTACCGGCTGGACTGGGAGATGGGAGTGCCGCCGGACCCCGAGGCGCCGGCCGGCCCCCGCGAGACGGATCTGTCCCGCTTCTTCGCGACCGACCCCGAACCCGAGGACGGTCAGGCCAAGTAGCCTTCCGCTCAAGGCCGTTCGGTGGATTTCCGGCGGGACCCTGCTGCCGCCCCCTCAGCGGCGGGCGTGACGCGGTGTCAGAAATCCCGCGTCGCGCGCCCCTGCGATCAGCCTCAGCGACTTGCGACGGCTGTGGCCGGTGGCGTCCATGACGGCGAGCACCGGATCCAGGCCCTCCTTCTGCGCCGCCCGGTACTCCTCAGCCACCAGCAGACGGCCCTCGGCACCGCGCGGCCAGGTGGGGCGGGCCCGCCGCGCCTGACTCTCCGGGTCCTGGTCGGGTGCGGTGCCGAGGCGGCTTCCGCACACCTCGGACAGCGGCTCCTCGATCCATTCGGCAACCACCGCGAGGTCGTCGAGCGAGAGGGGCGGCTCGGCCCGTACGTCCTCGATCGACAGGGCCGTCTCCGACAGCACGGCGAGCAGGTCGACCCGGGCTCCGTCCGTGAACGCCAGCCGGACGTCGAACCAGGCCGTGACGCCCGACCCGGACTCCCGCACCTCCCAGGCGGGCCGCACGGACACCTCGCCGTCCGTGCGGCAGCGGTCGGACAGATTAAGAAACGATGCGTCTAGCACATACGGAACGTAACCGCATCATCACATTCCATACGAACGGACACGCGCGCGACCGGCACGCACCGCACCCTGTCAGCCGAGCACCCGGTGGTGCGATGCTGGGAGCACCAGCCATGTCCCGTCAGTGATGTCCTGGTCAGCGATCTTCCTGATCCCTCGGGTGAGGAGTTCCGCGGTGCTGCGTGTCGCCGTCGTCGGTTCGGGGCCCAGCGGGGTCTACAGCGCACAGGGCCTGGTCCAGCGGAGCGGGCCTCCCGACGTCCGTGTCGATGTCCTGGACCGGCTGCCCTGTCCGTTCGGCCTGGTGCGCTACGGCGTGGCACCCGACCACGAGAAGATCAAGTCGCTCCAGAACAACCTGCGGACCGTCCTGGAGGACGAGCGCGTGCGCTTCCTCGGCGGCGTCGAGGTGGGGCCGGGCGGAGTGTCCGTGGCCCGGCTCAGGCAGCTTTACCACGCGGTCGTGTACTGCGTCGGCGCCGCCACCGACCGGCACCTCGGCGTACCGGGCGAGGACCTGCCCGGCAGCTGGTCGGCGACGGAGTTCGTGTCCTGGTACAGCGCGCACCCCGACTCCGCGGCCGGCGCGTTCGTGGCCGGAGTGCGCTCGGCGGTCGTCATCGGCGTCGGGAACGTAGCCGTCGACGTCACCCGGATCCTCGCCCGCACCGAGCCCGAACTGAGCCCCACCGACATACCGCAGGCCGCGCTCGGCGCGCTGGCCGCGAGCGAGGTCGGCGTGATCAGCATGGTCGGCCGGCGCGGGCCCTCCCAGGCCCGCTTCACCACGAAGGAACTGCGCGAGCTGGGCGGGCTACCGGAGGCCGACATCGGCGTGGACGAGGCGGAGTTGGCGCTCGATCCCGCCTACCTCGATCCGTCGGGGCTGCCTGCCGCGCAGCGACGCAACGTCGAGGTCCTGAGGGGCTGGGCGTCGGCCGCGCAGCAGGGCCGGCCCCGTCTCATCCGCCCGCGCTTCTTCCTTCGGCCCGTCGAACTCCTCGCCGACGGCGGGCGGGTGGGCGCCGTGCGGTTCGAGCGGACGATGCCTGACGGGACGGGCGGGGTGACGGGAACCGGCCGATTCGAGGAGATCGAGGCGCAGTTGGTGCTGCGTTCGGTGGGCTACCGCGGGGTTCCGCTGGACGGCTTGCCGTTCGACCCCGAGCGGGCCACGGTGCCGCAGCGAGCGGGACGCGTCCTGCGGGACGGCGCGGTCTCGCCGGGCGAGTACGTGGCGGGCTGGATCAAGCGGGGTCCGACCGGGGTCATCGGGACCAATCGCCCGTGCGCGAAGGAGACGGTGGCCTCCCTGCTGGAGGACGCCCCGGCCCTCGTACGGCGAGCGGCCGCCGACGATCCGCTCGCTGCGCTGCGGGCCGACGGGATCCGGCCGGTCGAATGGGCCGGCTGGCTGGCGATCGAACGGGCCGAGGCGGAACTGGGAGCCGAACTGGGCCGCGAGGTGGTCAAACTGCCCGACTGGGACGCGCTCTGGACGGCGGCCCGGACGGCGGGGGCCTGACGGCGGCGCGGGCGCGGGGGCCTGACGGCGGCGCGGGCGGTCGGGGACCGGCGGGGGCCTCAGCGGCCGGTGTCGTGCCTCGCCACGGCCGGCAGGAGGCAGTCGGGGACCCGGCGGAATGTCAGGAGCGGCTCTCGTGCCTCGTCACGGCAGGAGGCGGTCGGGGACCCGGCGGAATGTCAGGGGCGACTCTCGTGCCTCGTCACGGCAGGAGGCGGTCGGCCTGGCGGGCGGCGGCCTCCAGGATGCGGCCGAGGAGCCCGGGGAAGAGCACGTCGAGGTCGTCCGCGCGCAGGCCGTTCAGCTTCGCCGTGCCGCGGTAGACCTGGCGGACGACCCCGCTCTCACGGAGCACCCGGAAGTGGTGTGTCGTCGTGGACTTGGTGACCGGCAGCACGAAGTCCGAGCAGGAGAGTTCACGGCCCTCGGCGGCGAGTTCGCGGACGATCCGCAGCCGCATGGGATCGGACAGCGCGTGCAGCACCGACTCCAGGCGGATCTCCTCCCGCTCGGGATGCGGCAGGTCACGGCCACTGGCAGCGGTGGCGGCGGTCGTCACGGCGGCTCCACTTCGTCCGGGGACCTCGTCCCGTCCCTTTCGGCGGCGTCCGGCGGCTTCACCCGACGCATCGACGTCGTCATTGTACGAGAGTCGTCGTAGTTTGACACTCGCCGTACTACGAGGTTTATCGTACGAGGCGTCCCTCGGTCCCGCG
Proteins encoded:
- a CDS encoding helix-turn-helix domain-containing protein, with amino-acid sequence MSPRSASVNEELRRRSRERLLQAAVELVSERGYEATTLGDIADRAGSARGLVSYYFPGKRQLLQSAVHRLMHRTLEEALDREPRSEDGRERMARAIDAILGLTQDQPVLMRQHMAGLLQAEGFVQCPEQVRLSELLGDTVARYGSQQIAADYPMLRALLMGAVFSALVPGVPMRVPVLRAELFKRYRLDWEMGVPPDPEAPAGPRETDLSRFFATDPEPEDGQAK
- a CDS encoding FAD-dependent oxidoreductase, yielding MLRVAVVGSGPSGVYSAQGLVQRSGPPDVRVDVLDRLPCPFGLVRYGVAPDHEKIKSLQNNLRTVLEDERVRFLGGVEVGPGGVSVARLRQLYHAVVYCVGAATDRHLGVPGEDLPGSWSATEFVSWYSAHPDSAAGAFVAGVRSAVVIGVGNVAVDVTRILARTEPELSPTDIPQAALGALAASEVGVISMVGRRGPSQARFTTKELRELGGLPEADIGVDEAELALDPAYLDPSGLPAAQRRNVEVLRGWASAAQQGRPRLIRPRFFLRPVELLADGGRVGAVRFERTMPDGTGGVTGTGRFEEIEAQLVLRSVGYRGVPLDGLPFDPERATVPQRAGRVLRDGAVSPGEYVAGWIKRGPTGVIGTNRPCAKETVASLLEDAPALVRRAAADDPLAALRADGIRPVEWAGWLAIERAEAELGAELGREVVKLPDWDALWTAARTAGA
- a CDS encoding helix-turn-helix domain-containing protein; the protein is MTTAATAASGRDLPHPEREEIRLESVLHALSDPMRLRIVRELAAEGRELSCSDFVLPVTKSTTTHHFRVLRESGVVRQVYRGTAKLNGLRADDLDVLFPGLLGRILEAAARQADRLLP
- a CDS encoding DUF6214 family protein; amino-acid sequence: MSVRPAWEVRESGSGVTAWFDVRLAFTDGARVDLLAVLSETALSIEDVRAEPPLSLDDLAVVAEWIEEPLSEVCGSRLGTAPDQDPESQARRARPTWPRGAEGRLLVAEEYRAAQKEGLDPVLAVMDATGHSRRKSLRLIAGARDAGFLTPRHARR
- a CDS encoding HAD-IA family hydrolase — translated: MTFKGVLFDFSGTLFRVEDTESWLRAVLTESGHTLPEPELAQKARALDEAGALAGGALPAGPVPDHLLAAWEARDHSAEQHRAAFTGVSRQVPLPDPALYEALYDRHMRPAAWTPYPDAAEVLAKLRERGLAVGVVSNIGWDLRPVFREHGLDPYVGTYVLSYEHGVQKPDPRLFATACAGLGIAPRDTLMVGDDRRADGGAAALGCAVHFVDHLPVAERPDGLRPVLGLVDTD